A single Salmo trutta chromosome 14, fSalTru1.1, whole genome shotgun sequence DNA region contains:
- the LOC115207519 gene encoding proton-associated sugar transporter A isoform X1 produces the protein MSSPGMGTPSDPLLASPGGRSSERPLGTTNDGLWRSSMPKTASFPSSTTRLLSHRANNFQRPPKCWKLIRPSPPPPPNTPCPLDQLDLSELPPRRTFPELLFNGCVLFGIEFSYAMETAYVTPVLLQMGLPDQFYSLVWFTSPILGFLVQPLLGAWSDRCTSHFGRRRPFILALAIGALLGLTLVLNGRDIGAAVADTATNHKWGIILTICGVVLMDFSADSADNPSHAYMMDVCLPEDQDRGLNIHALLAGLGGGFGYIVGGINWDHTDFGRSMGGQLRVIYMFTSVTLVIATCMTLNSIPERPLPKTQLQKGSLKSPSLPLPPSPPDPQGAGLGLEEEVAGLNSYQFSEPRPSNSDANARLCASLTSPISPLSPLTPKYGSFISRDNSLTGINEFASSLGTSFIDSVLIDCYTGQPSPQPLDPDTAARPLPPGDTPPLRGSQPGTGSQSGAVAVTVTLAGAGSRAGAGEAQMGGGSHRGSSASILKRPQSLELVEESMVTQSGGMENGRRRTVTFSQQVANILLNGVRYESDLSENVETADSQMSLRMLCIAIYRMPPSLRSLCTNHFLGWLSFEGMLLFYTDFMGEVVFEGDPRAPHDSEAYQRYNAGVSMGCWGMCIYAFSAAFYSAMLEKLEERFSLRSLYFFAYLVFGLGTGLATLSTNIYVVLSLCITYGVQFSTLCTLPYSLLCEYYQSPQFCGSSEDGTRRGMGVDISLLSCQYFLAQIIVSVSMGPLTSLVGGAQGVMYFSSVMSFVGCLYSSLCVVYHLPPPEGEPSGSETQPLLVHI, from the exons ATGTCCTCTCCAGGAATGGGCACCCCCAGTGACCCTCTCTTGGCCAGCCCAGGAGGGAGGTCTTCAGAGAGGCCATTGGGTACCACAAATGACGGCCTCTGGAGGAGCTCCATGCCCAAGACGGCCAGCTTCCCATCGTCTACCACGCGCCTCTTGAGTCACCGTGCCAACAACTTCCAGAGACCCCCGAAGTGTTGGAAGCTGATCAGACCGTCCCCACCCCCACCGCCCAACACCCCCTGCCCCCTGGATCAGCTGGACCTCAGTGAGCTACCCCCTCGCCGCACCTTCCCAGAGCTGCTCTTCAATGGCTGCGTCCTGTTTGGCATCGAGTTCAGCTATGCCATGGAGACGGCCTATGTCACTCCTGTCCTGCTACAGATGGGTCTGCCAGACCAGTTCTACAGCCTGGTGTGGTTCACCAGTCCTATATTGG GATTCCTTGTCCAGCCTCTCCTGGGAGCTTGGAGTGACCGCTGTACATCCCACTTTGGCCGGCGGAGACCGTTTATTTTGGCCTTGGCTATAG GAGCTCTGCTTGGTTTAACACTGGTGCTGAATGGGCGGGACATTGGAGCTGCGGTGGCAGACACAGCAACCAATCACAAGTGGGGCATCATACTGActatttgtggagtggttctgATGGACTTCAGTGCGGACTCGGCAGATAACCCCAGCCATGCCTACATGATGGACGTGTGTCTGCCAGAGGACCAGGATCGTGGCCTCAATATTCATGCACTACTGGCAG GTCTGGGTGGTGGATTCGGGTACATCGTGGGTGGAATTAACTGGGACCACACTGATTTCGGGAGATCAATGGGAGGTCAACTTCGAGTCATATACATGTTCACCAGTGTCACTTTGGTCATTGCCACATGCATGACCCTCAACAGCATCCCCGAGCGGCCCCTGCCAAAGACGCAGCTTCAGAAGGGCTCCCTGAAGAGCCCCagcctccctctacccccctctcccccagACCCTCAGGGGGCAGGGCTGGGATTGGAAGAGGAAGTGGCTGGGCTCAATAGCTACCAGTTCTCTGAACCCCGCCCCTCGAACTCTGACGCCAACGCACGCCTCTGTGCCAGCCTCACCAGCCCCATCTcccccctcagccccctcacTCCTAAATATGGCAGCTTTATCAGTCGGGACAACTCTCTCACTGGCATTAACGAGTTTGCCTCATCCCTGGGAACCTCCTTTATAGACAGTGTGCTCATCGACTGCTACACTGGACAGCCATCGCCACAGCCCCTTGACCCAGACACTGCAGCCCGACCCCTGCCTCCAGGGGACACCCCACCTCTCCGGGGATCTCAGCCTGGAAcaggttcacagtccggagcagTAGCAGTGACAGTGACCCTGGCTGGGGCAGGATCCCGGGCCGGGGCAGGGGAGGCTCAGATGGGGGGAGGGTCCCATCGAGGTTCATCCGCTAGTATCTTGAAGCGCCCTCAGAGCCTTGAGCTGGTGGAGGAGTCCATGGTGAcccagagtggagggatggaaaaTGGCCGCAGAAGAACAGTGACCTTCAGTCAGCAG GTGGCAAATATTCTGCTGAATGGGGTGCGCTATGAGAGTGACCTGAGTGAAAATGTGGAGACAGCAGATTCACAGATGTCATTGAGGATGCTGTGTATCGCCATATACAGGATGCCTCCATCACTGCGCAGCCTCTGCACAAACCATTTTTTGG GTTGGCTGTCCTTTGAGGGCATGCTGCTGTTCTACACTGACTTCATGGGGGAGGTAGTGTTTGAAGGAGACCCCAGAGCACCCCATGACTCTGAGGCCTACCAACGCTACAATGCTGGCGTCAGCATGGGCTGCTGGGGCATGTGCATCTATGCATTCAGTGCTGCCTTTTACTCAG CCATGTTGGAGAAGCTGGAGGAGCGTTTCTCCCTccgctctctctatttctttgcCTACCTGGTGTTTGGCCTTGGCACAGGCCTTGCTACGCTCTCCACCAACATTTATGTGGTGCTGTCTCTCTGTATCACCTACGGGGTGCAATTCTCCACTCTATGCACGCTACCTTACTCTCTGCTGTGTGAATACTACCAGAGCCCGCAG ttcTGTGGATCGTCAGAGGACGGCACCAGGAGAGGAATGGGGGTGGACATCTCTCTGCTCAGCTGCCAGTACTTCCTGGCTCAGATCATAGTGTCCGTGTCGATGGGACCTCTGACCTCACTGGTAGGCGGGGCCCAGGGAGTGATGTACTTTTCCAGCGTGATGTCATTTGTGGGCTGTCTGTACTCCTCCCTCTGCGTGGTGTACCATCTGCCCCCCCCTGAGGGTGAGCCTTCCGGAAGCGAGACCCAGCCACTACTTGTGCACATTTAG
- the LOC115207519 gene encoding proton-associated sugar transporter A isoform X3 — translation MSSPGMGTPSDPLLASPGGRSSERPLGTTNDGLWRSSMPKTASFPSSTTRLLSHRANNFQRPPKCWKLIRPSPPPPPNTPCPLDQLDLSELPPRRTFPELLFNGCVLFGIEFSYAMETAYVTPVLLQMGLPDQFYSLVWFTSPILGFLVQPLLGAWSDRCTSHFGRRRPFILALAIGALLGLTLVLNGRDIGAAVADTATNHKWGIILTICGVVLMDFSADSADNPSHAYMMDVCLPEDQDRGLNIHALLAGLGGGFGYIVGGINWDHTDFGRSMGGQLRVIYMFTSVTLVIATCMTLNSIPERPLPKTQLQKGSLKSPSLPLPPSPPDPQGAGLGLEEEVAGLNSYQFSEPRPSNSDANARLCASLTSPISPLSPLTPKYGSFISRDNSLTGINEFASSLGTSFIDSVLIDCYTGQPSPQPLDPDTAARPLPPGDTPPLRGSQPGTGSQSGAVAVTVTLAGAGSRAGAGEAQMGGGSHRGSSASILKRPQSLELVEESMVTQSGGMENGRRRTVTFSQQVANILLNGVRYESDLSENVETADSQMSLRMLCIAIYRMPPSLRSLCTNHFLGWLSFEGMLLFYTDFMGEVVFEGDPRAPHDSEAYQRYNAGVSMGCWGMCIYAFSAAFYSAMLEKLEERFSLRSLYFFAYLVFGLGTGLATLSTNIYVVLSLCITYGVQFSTLCTLPYSLLCEYYQSPQFCGSSEDGTRRGMGVDISLLSCQYFLAQIIVSVSMGPLTSLVGGAQGVMYFSSVMSFVGCLYSSLCVVYHLPPPEGREVETGV, via the exons ATGTCCTCTCCAGGAATGGGCACCCCCAGTGACCCTCTCTTGGCCAGCCCAGGAGGGAGGTCTTCAGAGAGGCCATTGGGTACCACAAATGACGGCCTCTGGAGGAGCTCCATGCCCAAGACGGCCAGCTTCCCATCGTCTACCACGCGCCTCTTGAGTCACCGTGCCAACAACTTCCAGAGACCCCCGAAGTGTTGGAAGCTGATCAGACCGTCCCCACCCCCACCGCCCAACACCCCCTGCCCCCTGGATCAGCTGGACCTCAGTGAGCTACCCCCTCGCCGCACCTTCCCAGAGCTGCTCTTCAATGGCTGCGTCCTGTTTGGCATCGAGTTCAGCTATGCCATGGAGACGGCCTATGTCACTCCTGTCCTGCTACAGATGGGTCTGCCAGACCAGTTCTACAGCCTGGTGTGGTTCACCAGTCCTATATTGG GATTCCTTGTCCAGCCTCTCCTGGGAGCTTGGAGTGACCGCTGTACATCCCACTTTGGCCGGCGGAGACCGTTTATTTTGGCCTTGGCTATAG GAGCTCTGCTTGGTTTAACACTGGTGCTGAATGGGCGGGACATTGGAGCTGCGGTGGCAGACACAGCAACCAATCACAAGTGGGGCATCATACTGActatttgtggagtggttctgATGGACTTCAGTGCGGACTCGGCAGATAACCCCAGCCATGCCTACATGATGGACGTGTGTCTGCCAGAGGACCAGGATCGTGGCCTCAATATTCATGCACTACTGGCAG GTCTGGGTGGTGGATTCGGGTACATCGTGGGTGGAATTAACTGGGACCACACTGATTTCGGGAGATCAATGGGAGGTCAACTTCGAGTCATATACATGTTCACCAGTGTCACTTTGGTCATTGCCACATGCATGACCCTCAACAGCATCCCCGAGCGGCCCCTGCCAAAGACGCAGCTTCAGAAGGGCTCCCTGAAGAGCCCCagcctccctctacccccctctcccccagACCCTCAGGGGGCAGGGCTGGGATTGGAAGAGGAAGTGGCTGGGCTCAATAGCTACCAGTTCTCTGAACCCCGCCCCTCGAACTCTGACGCCAACGCACGCCTCTGTGCCAGCCTCACCAGCCCCATCTcccccctcagccccctcacTCCTAAATATGGCAGCTTTATCAGTCGGGACAACTCTCTCACTGGCATTAACGAGTTTGCCTCATCCCTGGGAACCTCCTTTATAGACAGTGTGCTCATCGACTGCTACACTGGACAGCCATCGCCACAGCCCCTTGACCCAGACACTGCAGCCCGACCCCTGCCTCCAGGGGACACCCCACCTCTCCGGGGATCTCAGCCTGGAAcaggttcacagtccggagcagTAGCAGTGACAGTGACCCTGGCTGGGGCAGGATCCCGGGCCGGGGCAGGGGAGGCTCAGATGGGGGGAGGGTCCCATCGAGGTTCATCCGCTAGTATCTTGAAGCGCCCTCAGAGCCTTGAGCTGGTGGAGGAGTCCATGGTGAcccagagtggagggatggaaaaTGGCCGCAGAAGAACAGTGACCTTCAGTCAGCAG GTGGCAAATATTCTGCTGAATGGGGTGCGCTATGAGAGTGACCTGAGTGAAAATGTGGAGACAGCAGATTCACAGATGTCATTGAGGATGCTGTGTATCGCCATATACAGGATGCCTCCATCACTGCGCAGCCTCTGCACAAACCATTTTTTGG GTTGGCTGTCCTTTGAGGGCATGCTGCTGTTCTACACTGACTTCATGGGGGAGGTAGTGTTTGAAGGAGACCCCAGAGCACCCCATGACTCTGAGGCCTACCAACGCTACAATGCTGGCGTCAGCATGGGCTGCTGGGGCATGTGCATCTATGCATTCAGTGCTGCCTTTTACTCAG CCATGTTGGAGAAGCTGGAGGAGCGTTTCTCCCTccgctctctctatttctttgcCTACCTGGTGTTTGGCCTTGGCACAGGCCTTGCTACGCTCTCCACCAACATTTATGTGGTGCTGTCTCTCTGTATCACCTACGGGGTGCAATTCTCCACTCTATGCACGCTACCTTACTCTCTGCTGTGTGAATACTACCAGAGCCCGCAG ttcTGTGGATCGTCAGAGGACGGCACCAGGAGAGGAATGGGGGTGGACATCTCTCTGCTCAGCTGCCAGTACTTCCTGGCTCAGATCATAGTGTCCGTGTCGATGGGACCTCTGACCTCACTGGTAGGCGGGGCCCAGGGAGTGATGTACTTTTCCAGCGTGATGTCATTTGTGGGCTGTCTGTACTCCTCCCTCTGCGTGGTGTACCATCTGCCCCCCCCTGAGG GAAGAGAAGTTGAAACTGGGGTGTGA
- the LOC115207519 gene encoding proton-associated sugar transporter A isoform X2 codes for MGTPSDPLLASPGGRSSERPLGTTNDGLWRSSMPKTASFPSSTTRLLSHRANNFQRPPKCWKLIRPSPPPPPNTPCPLDQLDLSELPPRRTFPELLFNGCVLFGIEFSYAMETAYVTPVLLQMGLPDQFYSLVWFTSPILGFLVQPLLGAWSDRCTSHFGRRRPFILALAIGALLGLTLVLNGRDIGAAVADTATNHKWGIILTICGVVLMDFSADSADNPSHAYMMDVCLPEDQDRGLNIHALLAGLGGGFGYIVGGINWDHTDFGRSMGGQLRVIYMFTSVTLVIATCMTLNSIPERPLPKTQLQKGSLKSPSLPLPPSPPDPQGAGLGLEEEVAGLNSYQFSEPRPSNSDANARLCASLTSPISPLSPLTPKYGSFISRDNSLTGINEFASSLGTSFIDSVLIDCYTGQPSPQPLDPDTAARPLPPGDTPPLRGSQPGTGSQSGAVAVTVTLAGAGSRAGAGEAQMGGGSHRGSSASILKRPQSLELVEESMVTQSGGMENGRRRTVTFSQQVANILLNGVRYESDLSENVETADSQMSLRMLCIAIYRMPPSLRSLCTNHFLGWLSFEGMLLFYTDFMGEVVFEGDPRAPHDSEAYQRYNAGVSMGCWGMCIYAFSAAFYSAMLEKLEERFSLRSLYFFAYLVFGLGTGLATLSTNIYVVLSLCITYGVQFSTLCTLPYSLLCEYYQSPQFCGSSEDGTRRGMGVDISLLSCQYFLAQIIVSVSMGPLTSLVGGAQGVMYFSSVMSFVGCLYSSLCVVYHLPPPEGEPSGSETQPLLVHI; via the exons ATGGGCACCCCCAGTGACCCTCTCTTGGCCAGCCCAGGAGGGAGGTCTTCAGAGAGGCCATTGGGTACCACAAATGACGGCCTCTGGAGGAGCTCCATGCCCAAGACGGCCAGCTTCCCATCGTCTACCACGCGCCTCTTGAGTCACCGTGCCAACAACTTCCAGAGACCCCCGAAGTGTTGGAAGCTGATCAGACCGTCCCCACCCCCACCGCCCAACACCCCCTGCCCCCTGGATCAGCTGGACCTCAGTGAGCTACCCCCTCGCCGCACCTTCCCAGAGCTGCTCTTCAATGGCTGCGTCCTGTTTGGCATCGAGTTCAGCTATGCCATGGAGACGGCCTATGTCACTCCTGTCCTGCTACAGATGGGTCTGCCAGACCAGTTCTACAGCCTGGTGTGGTTCACCAGTCCTATATTGG GATTCCTTGTCCAGCCTCTCCTGGGAGCTTGGAGTGACCGCTGTACATCCCACTTTGGCCGGCGGAGACCGTTTATTTTGGCCTTGGCTATAG GAGCTCTGCTTGGTTTAACACTGGTGCTGAATGGGCGGGACATTGGAGCTGCGGTGGCAGACACAGCAACCAATCACAAGTGGGGCATCATACTGActatttgtggagtggttctgATGGACTTCAGTGCGGACTCGGCAGATAACCCCAGCCATGCCTACATGATGGACGTGTGTCTGCCAGAGGACCAGGATCGTGGCCTCAATATTCATGCACTACTGGCAG GTCTGGGTGGTGGATTCGGGTACATCGTGGGTGGAATTAACTGGGACCACACTGATTTCGGGAGATCAATGGGAGGTCAACTTCGAGTCATATACATGTTCACCAGTGTCACTTTGGTCATTGCCACATGCATGACCCTCAACAGCATCCCCGAGCGGCCCCTGCCAAAGACGCAGCTTCAGAAGGGCTCCCTGAAGAGCCCCagcctccctctacccccctctcccccagACCCTCAGGGGGCAGGGCTGGGATTGGAAGAGGAAGTGGCTGGGCTCAATAGCTACCAGTTCTCTGAACCCCGCCCCTCGAACTCTGACGCCAACGCACGCCTCTGTGCCAGCCTCACCAGCCCCATCTcccccctcagccccctcacTCCTAAATATGGCAGCTTTATCAGTCGGGACAACTCTCTCACTGGCATTAACGAGTTTGCCTCATCCCTGGGAACCTCCTTTATAGACAGTGTGCTCATCGACTGCTACACTGGACAGCCATCGCCACAGCCCCTTGACCCAGACACTGCAGCCCGACCCCTGCCTCCAGGGGACACCCCACCTCTCCGGGGATCTCAGCCTGGAAcaggttcacagtccggagcagTAGCAGTGACAGTGACCCTGGCTGGGGCAGGATCCCGGGCCGGGGCAGGGGAGGCTCAGATGGGGGGAGGGTCCCATCGAGGTTCATCCGCTAGTATCTTGAAGCGCCCTCAGAGCCTTGAGCTGGTGGAGGAGTCCATGGTGAcccagagtggagggatggaaaaTGGCCGCAGAAGAACAGTGACCTTCAGTCAGCAG GTGGCAAATATTCTGCTGAATGGGGTGCGCTATGAGAGTGACCTGAGTGAAAATGTGGAGACAGCAGATTCACAGATGTCATTGAGGATGCTGTGTATCGCCATATACAGGATGCCTCCATCACTGCGCAGCCTCTGCACAAACCATTTTTTGG GTTGGCTGTCCTTTGAGGGCATGCTGCTGTTCTACACTGACTTCATGGGGGAGGTAGTGTTTGAAGGAGACCCCAGAGCACCCCATGACTCTGAGGCCTACCAACGCTACAATGCTGGCGTCAGCATGGGCTGCTGGGGCATGTGCATCTATGCATTCAGTGCTGCCTTTTACTCAG CCATGTTGGAGAAGCTGGAGGAGCGTTTCTCCCTccgctctctctatttctttgcCTACCTGGTGTTTGGCCTTGGCACAGGCCTTGCTACGCTCTCCACCAACATTTATGTGGTGCTGTCTCTCTGTATCACCTACGGGGTGCAATTCTCCACTCTATGCACGCTACCTTACTCTCTGCTGTGTGAATACTACCAGAGCCCGCAG ttcTGTGGATCGTCAGAGGACGGCACCAGGAGAGGAATGGGGGTGGACATCTCTCTGCTCAGCTGCCAGTACTTCCTGGCTCAGATCATAGTGTCCGTGTCGATGGGACCTCTGACCTCACTGGTAGGCGGGGCCCAGGGAGTGATGTACTTTTCCAGCGTGATGTCATTTGTGGGCTGTCTGTACTCCTCCCTCTGCGTGGTGTACCATCTGCCCCCCCCTGAGGGTGAGCCTTCCGGAAGCGAGACCCAGCCACTACTTGTGCACATTTAG
- the LOC115207520 gene encoding prothymosin alpha-B isoform X2: MADTAVDTTTTSEISAKHTNGAETKTNGADDSEETPVGEKEEEDGEGPDAAKDAEEVAGEEVDHPVKCPADEGVDHPVKLPADEEVDHSVKLPADEVDHPVKRPADEEDQVETKKQKTENGESKEAEVKA, translated from the exons ATGGCTGATACCGCAGTAGACACGACCACAACTAGCGAGATTTCAGCGAAG CACACAAACGGTGCAGAGACGAAGACAAATGGTGCAGATGATTCTGAAGAAACCCCTGTGGgtgagaaggaagaagaggatg GAGAGGGACCGGATGCAGCTAAGGATGCAGAAGAAGTTGCTGGTGAGGAGGTTGACCACCCTGTGAAGTGCCCAGCTGATGAAGGTGTTGACCATCCTGTGAAGCTCCCAGCTGATGAAGAGGTTGACCACTCTGTGAAGCTCCCAGCTGATGAGGTTGACCACCCTGTGAAGCGCCCAGCTGATGAGGAG GACCAAGtggaaacaaaaaaacagaaaaccgaAAACGGTGAATCAAAGGAAGCTGAAGTGAAGGCATAG
- the LOC115207520 gene encoding prothymosin alpha isoform X1 — MADTAVDTTTTSEISAKELKEKKEDVEEAEEKENGSGDAPANGNGTHTNGAETKTNGADDSEETPVGEKEEEDGEGPDAAKDAEEVAGEEVDHPVKCPADEGVDHPVKLPADEEVDHSVKLPADEVDHPVKRPADEEDQVETKKQKTENGESKEAEVKA; from the exons ATGGCTGATACCGCAGTAGACACGACCACAACTAGCGAGATTTCAGCGAAG GAACTCAAAGAGAAGAAAGAGGATGTCGAGGAGGCGGAGGAGAAGGAGAACGGTAGCGGGGACGCACCAGCCAACGGCAATGGAACC CACACAAACGGTGCAGAGACGAAGACAAATGGTGCAGATGATTCTGAAGAAACCCCTGTGGgtgagaaggaagaagaggatg GAGAGGGACCGGATGCAGCTAAGGATGCAGAAGAAGTTGCTGGTGAGGAGGTTGACCACCCTGTGAAGTGCCCAGCTGATGAAGGTGTTGACCATCCTGTGAAGCTCCCAGCTGATGAAGAGGTTGACCACTCTGTGAAGCTCCCAGCTGATGAGGTTGACCACCCTGTGAAGCGCCCAGCTGATGAGGAG GACCAAGtggaaacaaaaaaacagaaaaccgaAAACGGTGAATCAAAGGAAGCTGAAGTGAAGGCATAG